In a single window of the Agromyces sp. H17E-10 genome:
- the gltX gene encoding glutamate--tRNA ligase: MSDSAHPVTQATGSDIRVRFCPSPTGTPHVGLVRTALFNWAYARHTGGTFVFRIEDTDAARDSEESYEQILDALTWLGLEWDEGIGIGGPHEPYRQSMRSDIYAEVIEKLKAAGHLYESYSTAEEIDARNEAAGRPKQLGYDNFDRDLTDEQKAAFRAEGRQPALRLRVPDVELGFDDLVRGRIDFAAGSTTDFVLVRPNGAPLYTLVNPVDDALMGITHVLRGEDLLSSTPRQIALYRALIDIGVTTFIPRFGHLPYVMGEGNKKLSKRDPESNLFHHRDRGFIPEGLLNYLALLGWGFSADRDVFSRDELVAAFDVENVNPNPARFDLKKAEAINGDHIRQLEVADFAARTVPYLEKAGVVAAPLSAADEAILVEAAPLVQERIGLLGEAPGMLGFLFTDAAGLEYDEAAVGALPADAPAVLAAARAALDALPASSWGTAEIEEALRAALIDGLGLKPRVAFGPVRTAISGRRVSPPLFESMQILGKVDSLARIDRLVALVG; encoded by the coding sequence ATGTCCGATTCAGCTCACCCCGTCACCCAGGCCACCGGCAGCGACATCCGTGTGCGCTTCTGCCCCTCACCGACCGGAACCCCGCACGTGGGTCTCGTGCGCACCGCCCTCTTCAACTGGGCGTACGCGCGGCACACCGGCGGCACCTTCGTGTTCCGCATCGAAGACACCGACGCCGCGCGCGACAGCGAGGAGAGCTACGAGCAGATCCTCGATGCGCTCACCTGGCTCGGCCTCGAATGGGACGAGGGAATCGGCATCGGCGGCCCGCACGAGCCGTACCGGCAGTCGATGCGCAGCGACATCTACGCCGAGGTCATCGAGAAGCTCAAGGCTGCCGGCCACCTCTACGAGTCGTACTCGACCGCGGAGGAGATCGACGCCCGCAACGAGGCCGCGGGCCGGCCCAAGCAGCTCGGCTACGACAACTTCGACCGCGACCTGACCGACGAGCAGAAGGCGGCGTTCCGCGCCGAGGGCCGCCAGCCCGCGCTGCGCCTGCGCGTGCCCGACGTCGAGCTCGGCTTCGACGACCTCGTGCGCGGCCGCATCGACTTCGCCGCCGGGTCGACGACCGACTTCGTGCTCGTGCGCCCCAACGGCGCCCCGCTCTACACGCTCGTGAACCCCGTCGACGACGCGCTCATGGGAATCACGCACGTGCTGCGCGGCGAAGACCTGCTCTCGTCGACGCCCCGCCAGATCGCGCTCTACCGCGCGCTCATCGACATCGGCGTGACGACCTTCATCCCGCGGTTCGGCCACCTGCCGTACGTCATGGGGGAGGGCAACAAGAAGCTCTCCAAGCGCGACCCCGAGTCGAACCTGTTCCACCACCGCGACCGCGGGTTCATCCCCGAGGGCCTGCTGAACTACCTCGCCCTGCTCGGCTGGGGCTTCTCGGCCGACCGCGACGTGTTCAGCCGCGACGAGCTCGTCGCCGCGTTCGACGTCGAGAACGTCAACCCGAACCCCGCGCGCTTCGACCTCAAGAAGGCCGAGGCGATCAACGGCGACCACATCCGCCAGCTCGAGGTCGCCGACTTCGCCGCCCGCACGGTGCCGTACCTCGAGAAGGCGGGCGTCGTCGCCGCACCGCTCTCGGCGGCCGACGAGGCGATCCTGGTCGAGGCGGCGCCGCTCGTGCAGGAGCGCATCGGACTGCTCGGCGAAGCGCCCGGCATGCTCGGCTTCCTGTTCACGGATGCCGCGGGGCTCGAGTACGACGAGGCCGCCGTCGGCGCACTCCCGGCCGACGCGCCGGCCGTGCTCGCCGCGGCCCGCGCGGCGCTGGACGCGCTGCCCGCATCGTCGTGGGGGACCGCCGAGATCGAGGAGGCGCTGCGCGCCGCCCTCATCGACGGGCTCGGCCTCAAGCCCCGCGTGGCCTTCGGTCCCGTGCGCACCGCGATCTCGGGGCGCCGGGTCTCGCCGCCGCTCTTCGAGTCGATGCAGATCCTCGGCAAGGTCGACTCGCTCGCGCGCATCGACCGCCTGGTGGCGCTCGTCGGCTAG
- a CDS encoding flavin monoamine oxidase family protein: MADTIVIGAGIAGVTAARLLQAGGQRVVVLEARDRIGGRMWTDRTAGFSVDRGASWIHGLTDNPLTELVAELGMDAVEFTVGSYQAGGRPIADFDEEHRRFDADETRRWLADIDTADDLLLQASAASAPGETYADVSERAIAASGFDGLRAARVRAFHRHRTEEQCGTDIDRVAAHGLDEDAIDGDEVILPGGYDVLPRSLAAGLDIRLGQQVVAVKWSEAGVRVETASDVFEAARAVVTVPLGVLKAGGIRFAPELPEVVTGPIERLGMGVFDKVFLRFAERFWEDGVYAIRQHGEPGFPWHSWYDVSAVSGEPMLLTFAGGDWARRIEAMDDDAIVASAMQGLRANYGDAVPDPIAHWITRWGGDEFSLGSYSYVAAGASHADHDALATPVGGVLHFAGEAAWSTDPATVHGALLSGHRAAERILGAEIPIASLAEGARPESD; this comes from the coding sequence ATGGCCGACACCATCGTCATCGGCGCCGGCATCGCCGGCGTCACCGCCGCCCGACTGCTTCAGGCGGGCGGGCAGCGCGTCGTCGTGCTCGAGGCGCGCGACCGCATCGGCGGACGCATGTGGACCGACCGCACCGCCGGCTTCTCGGTCGACCGCGGAGCGTCGTGGATCCACGGCCTCACCGACAACCCGCTGACCGAGCTCGTCGCCGAGCTCGGCATGGATGCAGTCGAGTTCACGGTCGGCAGCTACCAGGCCGGCGGTCGGCCGATCGCCGACTTCGACGAGGAGCATCGACGGTTCGACGCCGACGAGACCCGTCGCTGGCTGGCCGACATCGACACCGCCGACGATTTGCTGCTGCAGGCGTCGGCCGCATCGGCACCGGGGGAGACCTACGCCGACGTCAGTGAGCGGGCGATCGCGGCATCCGGATTCGACGGGCTTCGCGCCGCGCGGGTGCGCGCCTTCCACCGGCACCGCACCGAGGAGCAGTGCGGCACCGACATCGACCGGGTCGCCGCGCACGGGCTCGACGAGGACGCGATCGACGGCGACGAGGTCATCCTCCCGGGCGGCTACGACGTGCTGCCGCGCTCGCTCGCCGCGGGGCTCGACATCCGGCTCGGCCAGCAGGTCGTCGCGGTCAAGTGGTCGGAGGCCGGCGTCCGGGTCGAGACCGCGAGCGATGTCTTCGAGGCGGCTCGGGCCGTCGTGACGGTGCCGCTCGGGGTACTCAAGGCCGGCGGCATCCGGTTCGCCCCCGAACTGCCCGAGGTCGTGACCGGCCCGATCGAGCGGCTCGGCATGGGCGTGTTCGACAAGGTCTTCCTGCGGTTCGCCGAGCGGTTCTGGGAGGACGGGGTCTACGCGATCCGCCAGCACGGCGAGCCCGGCTTCCCCTGGCACTCCTGGTACGACGTGTCGGCGGTCAGCGGCGAGCCGATGCTGCTGACCTTCGCAGGCGGCGACTGGGCGCGGCGCATCGAGGCCATGGACGACGATGCGATCGTCGCCTCGGCGATGCAGGGGCTGCGTGCGAACTACGGCGATGCGGTGCCCGACCCGATCGCGCACTGGATCACGCGGTGGGGCGGAGACGAGTTCTCGCTCGGCTCGTACTCGTACGTGGCAGCCGGCGCCTCCCACGCCGATCACGACGCCCTCGCGACGCCCGTCGGGGGAGTGCTGCACTTCGCCGGCGAAGCGGCCTGGAGCACCGACCCGGCCACCGTGCACGGCGCGCTGCTGTCGGGGCACCGCGCGGCCGAGCGCATCCTCGGGGCCGAGATCCCGATCGCGAGCCTCGCGGAGGGTGCGCGCCCGGAATCGGACTGA
- a CDS encoding TetR/AcrR family transcriptional regulator, producing MITVDGPAARILTAYTDLLVERGIRGATLEAVASRAGLSKSGTLHHFTSVRALRTAMFAELRAQVEQDVEQMAAAPEGAVRYYLSSSLDRESELERLIEACYRIAQTGDDDALEVLRDCRTGWLDLLGTATGDPTLARLVLFVGDGINHNALMSLPPEREDVLTPDRVEALITTVEAIRANPGS from the coding sequence ATGATCACTGTGGATGGCCCGGCGGCGCGGATTCTCACGGCGTACACGGACCTCCTGGTGGAGCGCGGCATCCGCGGGGCGACGCTCGAGGCGGTCGCATCCCGTGCCGGGCTCTCGAAGTCGGGCACTCTGCACCACTTCACGTCGGTGCGGGCACTGCGCACTGCGATGTTCGCCGAGCTCCGCGCCCAGGTCGAGCAGGACGTCGAGCAGATGGCCGCCGCGCCCGAGGGGGCCGTGCGCTACTACCTGAGCTCGTCGCTCGATCGCGAGAGCGAGCTCGAACGGCTCATCGAGGCGTGCTACCGCATCGCGCAGACCGGCGACGACGACGCGCTCGAGGTGCTGCGCGATTGCCGCACGGGCTGGCTCGACCTGCTCGGCACCGCCACCGGCGACCCGACGCTCGCACGACTCGTGCTGTTCGTCGGCGACGGCATCAACCACAACGCGCTCATGAGCCTTCCGCCCGAGCGGGAGGACGTGCTGACCCCCGATCGCGTCGAAGCGCTCATCACGACGGTCGAGGCGATTCGAGCGAACCCGGGGAGCTGA
- a CDS encoding LysR substrate-binding domain-containing protein → MSDASIEALAAALDLQTVRVVRRIAEHGSLTAAAESLGYSQPAVSQQLRRFEERTGIALVERVGRGVRLTQSGRVLARHANAVATVLEAAAGELAELRGLRAGRVRLVAFPSASATLVPKLIAALAAEHPGITVTYVEAEPPEAVAAVRADRADVAITFSYPGDRDDPHRASARGLDVRSYGDEPMRLVLPAGHTAAASETIDLAQLGEESWIAGCPRCRGHLLELADAAGFTPRIAFETDNFVAVEGMVAQGLGVALLPALALAASPRHPGVVTRPTARADVRSLHLVTAKGADRVPAVAAALAALASLAALAAPDGHDD, encoded by the coding sequence ATGTCGGATGCCTCGATCGAAGCCCTCGCGGCCGCACTCGACCTGCAGACCGTACGGGTGGTGCGCCGCATCGCCGAGCACGGCTCGCTCACCGCTGCCGCCGAGTCGCTCGGCTACAGCCAGCCGGCGGTGAGCCAGCAGTTGCGCCGGTTCGAGGAACGGACCGGTATCGCCCTCGTGGAGCGCGTCGGCCGCGGGGTGCGCCTCACGCAGTCGGGCCGGGTGCTCGCGCGGCACGCCAACGCCGTCGCGACCGTGCTCGAGGCCGCGGCCGGAGAGCTCGCCGAGCTCCGGGGTCTGCGAGCCGGGCGGGTGCGCCTCGTGGCCTTCCCCTCGGCGTCGGCCACGCTCGTGCCGAAACTCATCGCCGCGCTCGCGGCGGAGCATCCCGGAATCACCGTCACCTACGTCGAGGCCGAGCCGCCCGAGGCGGTCGCGGCGGTGCGCGCCGACCGCGCCGACGTGGCGATCACGTTCAGCTACCCGGGCGACCGCGACGACCCGCACCGCGCGAGCGCGCGCGGACTCGACGTGCGCTCGTACGGCGACGAGCCGATGCGGCTCGTGCTGCCCGCGGGGCATACAGCCGCGGCATCCGAGACCATCGACCTCGCCCAGCTGGGGGAGGAGTCGTGGATCGCCGGGTGCCCGCGCTGCCGCGGTCACCTGCTCGAGCTCGCGGATGCTGCGGGGTTCACACCGCGCATCGCCTTCGAGACCGACAACTTCGTCGCCGTCGAGGGCATGGTCGCGCAGGGGCTCGGCGTCGCGCTGCTGCCGGCGCTCGCGCTCGCCGCCTCGCCGCGGCATCCGGGCGTCGTCACGCGGCCGACCGCGCGCGCCGACGTACGGTCGCTGCACCTCGTCACCGCCAAGGGCGCTGACCGGGTGCCGGCGGTCGCCGCCGCGCTCGCTGCGCTGGCATCGCTCGCTGCATTGGCCGCGCCGGACGGTCACGACGACTGA
- a CDS encoding APC family permease — MSSPATPTAAPAPSTRTTPGGTPTKGLAIGKLGLWGSTVIGIASTAPLFSLAATLGYVVIAVGAQAPIAFILAFVPMLFTAFAYKELNDDVPDCGTVFTWAAKAFGPRTGWMAGWSIAVAGVLVMANLAEIASAYLLSLIGDGSLADDRFIVTAFGCVIIAVMTWVSLRGVEIGERMQQVLLIIQYLAMAAFVVGCLIGFFNGTAPDPTPVSLDWFNPFLADGTGMVQAILLALFIYWGWDTCLALTEETKDPRRTPGRAATLTTVILLFTYVGVTVVAMMYAGLGDTGTGLANEAHADDVFSVLAGTAMGPFGWFLVIAVAISALSSSQTTILPTARGTFAMGVYKALPARFAKVHEVSKTPTFSTTLLGVIAIVYYAGMNLVSTDVLADSLLSMGLAIAFFYAIASFACVWYFRRTLFASRRNVFYRFVFPLIGGVFMTWAFVQSAIDMLNPDYGYSQVAGVGGAFIVGVGSLLLGAVLMFVWAMFPGAKDYFEKRSLNRDTEVLAPE, encoded by the coding sequence ATGAGCTCCCCGGCGACCCCCACCGCGGCCCCAGCACCATCCACCCGAACCACACCCGGCGGCACCCCCACCAAGGGGCTCGCCATCGGCAAGCTCGGGCTCTGGGGCTCGACCGTCATCGGCATCGCCTCGACGGCGCCGCTCTTCTCGCTCGCCGCGACCCTCGGCTACGTCGTCATCGCCGTCGGCGCCCAGGCGCCGATCGCCTTCATCCTCGCGTTCGTGCCGATGCTCTTCACGGCGTTCGCCTACAAGGAGCTCAACGACGACGTGCCCGACTGCGGCACGGTGTTCACCTGGGCGGCCAAGGCGTTCGGTCCGCGCACCGGGTGGATGGCGGGCTGGAGCATCGCCGTCGCCGGCGTGCTCGTGATGGCGAACCTCGCCGAGATCGCCTCGGCGTACCTGCTGAGCCTCATCGGCGACGGCTCGCTCGCCGACGACCGGTTCATCGTGACGGCCTTCGGCTGCGTCATCATCGCCGTGATGACCTGGGTGTCGCTGCGCGGCGTCGAGATCGGCGAGCGCATGCAACAGGTGCTGCTGATCATCCAGTACCTCGCGATGGCCGCATTCGTCGTCGGCTGCCTGATCGGCTTCTTCAACGGCACCGCTCCCGACCCCACGCCCGTCTCGCTCGACTGGTTCAACCCGTTCCTCGCCGACGGCACCGGCATGGTGCAGGCGATCCTGCTCGCCCTCTTCATCTACTGGGGCTGGGACACGTGCCTCGCTCTCACCGAGGAGACGAAGGACCCGCGCCGCACGCCCGGCCGCGCCGCGACCCTCACGACCGTCATCCTGCTCTTCACGTACGTCGGCGTCACGGTCGTCGCGATGATGTACGCCGGACTCGGCGACACCGGCACGGGGCTCGCCAACGAGGCGCACGCCGACGATGTCTTCTCGGTGCTCGCGGGCACGGCGATGGGACCGTTCGGTTGGTTCCTCGTCATCGCGGTCGCGATCTCGGCGCTGTCGTCGTCGCAGACCACGATCCTGCCGACCGCACGCGGCACCTTCGCGATGGGCGTCTACAAGGCACTCCCGGCCCGGTTCGCGAAGGTGCACGAGGTGTCGAAGACGCCGACGTTCTCGACGACGCTGCTCGGCGTCATCGCGATCGTCTACTACGCGGGCATGAACCTCGTCTCGACCGACGTGCTCGCCGACTCACTGCTGTCGATGGGCCTCGCGATCGCGTTCTTCTACGCCATCGCGAGCTTCGCCTGCGTCTGGTACTTCCGCCGCACGCTCTTCGCGAGCCGACGCAACGTGTTCTACCGCTTCGTCTTCCCGCTCATCGGCGGGGTGTTCATGACGTGGGCGTTCGTGCAGTCGGCGATCGACATGCTGAATCCCGACTACGGCTACTCGCAGGTCGCGGGCGTCGGCGGCGCCTTCATCGTCGGCGTGGGCTCGCTCCTGCTCGGCGCCGTGCTCATGTTCGTCTGGGCGATGTTCCCGGGCGCCAAGGACTACTTCGAGAAGCGATCGCTCAACCGCGACACCGAGGTGCTCGCGCCCGAGTGA